Proteins encoded by one window of Winogradskyella sp. PG-2:
- the hppD gene encoding 4-hydroxyphenylpyruvate dioxygenase codes for MAKEVKNVNYGLEKIFEGAQDFLPLLGTDYVEFYVGNAKQSAHFYKTAFGFQSHAYRGLETGATDSVSYVLTQDKIKLMLTTPLNSKSKINDHIVKHGDGVKIVALWVEDARQAYKETTSRGAKSYMEPRVEKDEHGEVVRAGIYTYGETVHMFVERKNYNGAFLPGFQKWESDYNPPIAGLKYIDHMVGNVGWNQMNVWVKWYEDVMGFENFLSFDDKQIHTEYSALMSKVMSNGNGRIKFPINEPAEGKKRSQIEEYLDFYEGAGVQHIAVATDDIIKTVSQLRSNGVEFLSTPPEEYYRAVPGRLEEFSHELREDIEKLKSLGIMIDADEEGYLLQIFTKPVEDRPTLFFEIIQRMGARGFGAGNFKALFESIEREQAKRGTL; via the coding sequence ATGGCAAAAGAAGTAAAAAATGTAAACTACGGTTTAGAGAAAATATTTGAAGGAGCGCAAGATTTTTTGCCGCTTTTAGGTACAGATTATGTTGAGTTTTATGTTGGTAATGCCAAACAATCAGCACATTTTTATAAAACAGCATTTGGTTTTCAATCTCATGCGTATCGAGGATTAGAAACAGGTGCTACAGATTCTGTAAGTTATGTGTTAACACAAGACAAAATAAAGTTAATGTTAACTACGCCTTTAAATAGTAAATCTAAAATTAACGATCATATTGTAAAGCATGGAGATGGAGTTAAAATAGTAGCACTTTGGGTAGAAGATGCAAGACAAGCCTACAAAGAAACAACATCTCGAGGTGCAAAATCTTATATGGAACCAAGGGTAGAAAAAGATGAACATGGAGAGGTTGTGCGTGCAGGAATTTACACTTACGGAGAAACTGTACACATGTTTGTAGAACGTAAAAATTATAATGGAGCTTTTTTACCAGGTTTTCAAAAATGGGAATCAGATTATAATCCTCCAATTGCAGGATTAAAATATATCGACCACATGGTTGGTAATGTGGGTTGGAATCAAATGAACGTTTGGGTAAAATGGTATGAAGACGTTATGGGATTTGAAAACTTTTTATCTTTTGATGACAAGCAAATTCACACAGAATACTCAGCATTAATGAGTAAAGTAATGTCTAATGGAAATGGTAGAATTAAATTTCCAATAAACGAACCAGCAGAAGGTAAAAAACGTTCTCAAATTGAAGAGTATCTCGATTTTTATGAAGGTGCAGGTGTGCAACATATTGCTGTAGCAACAGATGATATTATTAAAACTGTATCTCAACTACGCTCAAATGGAGTAGAATTTTTGTCAACTCCACCAGAAGAATATTATAGAGCTGTTCCGGGCAGATTAGAAGAATTTAGTCACGAATTGAGAGAAGATATAGAAAAACTAAAAAGTTTAGGTATTATGATTGATGCAGATGAAGAGGGTTATTTACTTCAAATTTTCACGAAACCAGTAGAAGATAGGCCAACTTTGTTTTTCGAAATCATTCAACGTATGGGAGCTCGTGGATTTGGCGCAGGTAATTTTAAAGCCTTATTTGAGTCTATAGAAAGAGAGCAAGCCAAAAGAGGAACACTTTAA
- a CDS encoding CCC motif membrane protein produces the protein MNHNKLPADPLALILGIIALVIGIAGCCCYGITAIIPLIIAIIGLVTANKSLKAYGQNPEAYYPQTRSNVSTAKIINIIAIVMNGLVLLFAIAAIVFYGTMLSSGMLDDFNIDTIEDDDFFDTEIELDTTNTWEEDTYIIEESNDSIETDSKQEKSFEDTMKDFDSKY, from the coding sequence ATGAATCATAATAAATTACCTGCAGATCCTTTAGCACTCATTTTGGGAATAATAGCACTAGTCATTGGTATTGCTGGTTGTTGCTGTTATGGGATTACAGCAATAATACCTTTAATAATAGCAATTATAGGATTAGTAACTGCCAATAAAAGTTTAAAAGCGTATGGACAAAACCCTGAAGCCTATTATCCTCAAACTAGAAGTAATGTTTCTACGGCAAAAATTATAAATATTATAGCTATTGTAATGAACGGTTTAGTCCTTCTTTTCGCAATTGCCGCTATAGTATTTTATGGTACAATGCTGTCATCTGGTATGTTAGATGATTTTAATATAGATACAATTGAAGATGATGATTTCTTTGATACCGAAATAGAACTGGATACTACTAATACATGGGAAGAAGACACTTATATAATTGAAGAAAGTAACGATTCAATTGAAACAGATTCAAAACAAGAAAAATCTTTCGAAGATACAATGAAAGATTTCGATTCTAAATATTAA
- a CDS encoding tryptophan 2,3-dioxygenase family protein, with the protein MSDQPNYDEILKALEEKYTKIDQDTDDHLYGLLYSKPITYWDYIQTDALLNLQIQRTTLPDEMVFIAYHQINELIFKMILWEISQVAEKEDMEAAYFEGKIMRISRYFDMLTTSFNIMREGMEVEQYMKFRYTLTPASGFQSAQYRLIEFASTELINLIDYRFRKDINRDTPFTHAFEHLYWQAAGKDHKTGKKSTLLVNFEKRYKDEFLRFMEIYNTKNLWTRFKELPLEDQKDEDLIKAMRHYDYTVNVTWVMAHYNAARHYIESGIGDGEATGGSDWKKYMHPKYQKRIFFPELWTEEEIKNWGNNL; encoded by the coding sequence ATGTCAGATCAACCTAATTACGACGAGATTTTAAAAGCACTTGAAGAAAAGTATACTAAAATAGACCAAGATACAGATGACCATTTATACGGCTTGTTATATAGCAAGCCAATTACATACTGGGACTATATACAAACAGACGCCTTATTAAACCTTCAAATACAGCGAACCACACTCCCTGATGAAATGGTGTTTATTGCCTATCATCAGATCAATGAACTTATTTTTAAAATGATTCTTTGGGAGATTTCTCAAGTTGCCGAAAAAGAAGATATGGAAGCGGCTTATTTTGAAGGTAAAATTATGCGTATTAGTCGTTATTTTGATATGTTGACGACATCTTTCAATATTATGAGAGAAGGCATGGAAGTTGAACAGTATATGAAATTTAGATATACCTTAACACCTGCAAGTGGTTTTCAAAGTGCACAGTATAGACTTATTGAATTCGCATCTACAGAATTAATAAATCTTATTGATTATCGATTCAGAAAAGATATCAATAGAGACACGCCTTTCACACATGCCTTTGAGCACTTATATTGGCAAGCTGCAGGAAAAGATCATAAAACAGGAAAAAAATCTACACTTTTAGTTAATTTTGAAAAACGGTATAAGGATGAATTTTTAAGGTTTATGGAAATATATAACACCAAAAACCTATGGACTCGTTTTAAAGAATTGCCTTTAGAAGATCAAAAAGATGAAGACTTAATTAAAGCAATGCGCCATTATGATTATACGGTTAATGTGACATGGGTAATGGCACATTATAATGCAGCAAGACATTATATAGAAAGTGGTATAGGAGATGGTGAAGCAACAGGTGGAAGCGACTGGAAAAAGTATATGCATCCTAAATATCAAAAACGGATATTCTTTCCAGAATTGTGGACAGAAGAAGAAATAAAAAATTGGGGAAATAATTTATAA
- a CDS encoding patatin-like phospholipase family protein: MVLVFLSLSYNNISAQEVPEPKVGLVLSGGGAKGFAHIGVLKVIDSLGIKIDYVAGTSMGAIIGSLYTAGYSGNQLEAMFNTQDFDELINDNFPRETKSFYERENSEKHVVSLPFDKLKLSLPSALSRGQNVYNLLYHLMLPVNEIRDFEKLPIPFFCIATDIETGESLILDKGRLAEAVTASGALPSLFQPVTIGDRILIDGGVTNNFPVEELRAKGIDIIIGVDVQDALKDRESLKSGLDILSQINNFRTINAMKSKVALSDIYIKPDITNFSVISFTEGEDIIANGEAAAKLNISELLKLKDNQTIPHSRPFTQPLDSIKIQSVNIEGVESYTRSYLLGKLKLRGNEKMSYDDFRKGINNLIATNNFDTFRYQLESINNDDGFNLTGKLTESETTTFFKLGVHYDGLYKSAALANITKKQLLFKNDIASLDVVLGDNSRYNFDYFIDKGFYISIGLKSRYNQFNKNVNPLLALDEESPLLAGLNKIDAELSDFTNQVYLQTIFRKDFALRMGAEYKRLKITSETIIEDNQDDEITFENTGYFGVFGNLKFDSYSDRFFPKSGFYFNGDLHWYLNASNFNRDFKKFSIAKADIGYAFSFSDKLAFKTEANGGFKIEDNPTTALGFAIGGFGNNFINNFSSFYGYDYLELSGDSFVKATFTLDFEMFKKHHLLIAANYANIEDGIFESGEWLTTPDYSGYAIGYSLETFLGPLEGKYTYSPDTGNGYWFFNLGFWF; this comes from the coding sequence TTGGTTTTAGTCTTTCTTTCACTAAGCTATAATAATATATCAGCACAAGAAGTTCCAGAACCTAAAGTAGGTTTAGTCTTAAGTGGAGGAGGTGCAAAAGGTTTTGCTCATATAGGTGTCTTAAAAGTTATTGATAGTTTAGGTATTAAAATAGATTATGTAGCGGGTACAAGTATGGGAGCAATAATTGGCTCATTATACACTGCAGGTTACTCTGGTAATCAACTAGAGGCGATGTTCAATACTCAAGATTTTGATGAATTAATAAATGATAATTTCCCCAGAGAGACCAAATCATTTTACGAACGCGAAAATTCTGAAAAACATGTGGTGAGCTTACCTTTTGATAAACTTAAACTCAGTTTGCCTTCCGCTTTATCTCGTGGTCAAAATGTATATAATTTATTATATCATTTAATGCTGCCAGTTAACGAAATTAGAGATTTTGAAAAATTACCTATTCCATTTTTCTGCATAGCAACGGATATAGAGACAGGGGAATCATTGATTTTAGATAAAGGCAGATTGGCAGAAGCTGTTACAGCAAGTGGTGCTTTACCGTCCTTATTTCAACCTGTAACAATAGGTGATAGAATTTTAATTGATGGTGGTGTTACTAACAACTTTCCTGTTGAAGAACTCAGAGCAAAAGGAATCGATATTATTATTGGTGTGGATGTACAAGATGCTCTGAAAGATCGAGAATCTTTAAAATCTGGTTTAGATATTTTATCCCAAATTAATAATTTCAGAACCATAAATGCCATGAAAAGCAAAGTAGCTCTCTCAGACATTTATATTAAGCCAGATATTACTAATTTTTCAGTAATCTCATTTACCGAAGGTGAAGATATAATCGCTAATGGTGAAGCGGCTGCCAAATTAAATATTTCTGAATTATTAAAATTAAAAGATAATCAAACTATTCCTCATAGCAGACCATTTACGCAACCTTTAGATAGCATAAAAATTCAGTCTGTCAACATTGAAGGTGTAGAAAGTTATACAAGATCTTATCTTTTAGGGAAATTAAAGTTAAGAGGAAATGAAAAGATGAGTTATGATGATTTTAGGAAAGGAATTAATAATCTTATTGCTACAAATAATTTTGATACATTCAGGTATCAGTTAGAGTCTATTAATAATGATGATGGATTCAACTTAACAGGTAAACTTACAGAATCAGAAACAACGACTTTTTTCAAATTAGGTGTGCATTATGATGGTCTCTATAAAAGTGCGGCATTAGCAAATATTACTAAAAAACAGTTGCTTTTTAAAAATGATATAGCATCATTAGATGTTGTTCTTGGAGACAACTCAAGGTATAATTTCGATTATTTTATTGATAAAGGGTTTTACATTAGTATTGGGCTTAAGTCGAGATATAATCAATTTAATAAAAACGTAAACCCTTTATTAGCTTTAGATGAAGAATCGCCTTTATTAGCTGGTTTGAATAAAATTGATGCAGAGCTTTCAGATTTCACAAATCAAGTTTATTTACAAACAATATTCAGAAAGGACTTTGCACTTAGAATGGGAGCAGAGTATAAACGACTAAAAATCACTTCAGAGACCATAATAGAAGATAATCAGGATGATGAAATTACTTTCGAAAATACTGGATATTTTGGTGTATTCGGTAATTTGAAATTCGATAGTTATAGTGATCGTTTCTTCCCTAAAAGTGGATTTTATTTTAATGGGGATTTACATTGGTATTTAAATGCTTCTAATTTTAATAGAGATTTTAAGAAATTTTCAATTGCTAAAGCAGATATAGGATATGCCTTTAGTTTTAGTGATAAATTAGCGTTTAAGACTGAGGCTAATGGAGGTTTTAAAATTGAAGATAATCCCACAACAGCACTTGGTTTTGCTATTGGAGGTTTTGGGAATAATTTTATAAATAATTTTTCTTCATTTTATGGTTATGATTATTTGGAATTGTCAGGCGATAGTTTTGTAAAGGCAACATTCACTCTAGATTTTGAAATGTTTAAAAAGCATCATTTACTTATAGCGGCTAATTACGCCAATATTGAAGATGGTATTTTTGAATCTGGTGAATGGTTAACAACTCCAGATTATAGTGGTTATGCAATCGGTTATTCATTGGAAACTTTTCTTGGACCTTTGGAAGGAAAATATACCTATTCGCCAGATACAGGTAATGGCTACTGGTTTTTTAATCTCGGGTTTTGGTTTTAG
- a CDS encoding homogentisate 1,2-dioxygenase: MPFYHKLGKIPPKRHTQFKKPNGGFYYEQLFGTIGFDGMSTNSYHEQRPTQVKAIKKQYSVAPKVAKENNMQSYRLHGFKVKPENDYLDSRKIVLTNSDCNIILAAPKQSTRDYFYKNTDADELIFIHKGTGKLRTMLGNLDFKYGDYLLVPRGIIYKLDFDTEDNRLFIVESYRPIYTPKRYRNWFGQLLEHSPFCERDLRQPQELETYNESGEFLIKIKKQDEIFDMVYASHPFDVIGYDGYNYPYAFSIHDFEPITGRVHQPPPVHQTFETDAFVVCSFVPRLYDYHPLAVPAPYNHSNIDSDEVLYYVDGDFMSRNDIEAGHISLHPAGIPHGPHPGAMERSIGKVKTDELAVMVDTFKPLKVTEEALKIADEDYFKSWLED; this comes from the coding sequence ATGCCGTTTTATCATAAACTAGGAAAAATTCCACCTAAAAGACATACGCAATTTAAGAAGCCAAATGGAGGTTTTTATTATGAGCAACTATTCGGAACTATTGGTTTCGATGGCATGTCAACTAATAGTTACCATGAGCAAAGACCAACACAGGTCAAAGCCATTAAAAAGCAATACAGTGTAGCTCCAAAAGTAGCCAAGGAAAATAATATGCAATCTTATCGATTGCATGGTTTTAAAGTGAAACCAGAAAACGATTATTTAGATAGCCGAAAAATTGTATTGACCAATAGTGATTGTAATATCATATTGGCGGCACCAAAACAATCTACTAGAGACTATTTCTATAAAAACACAGATGCAGACGAGTTAATTTTTATCCATAAAGGCACAGGAAAATTAAGAACTATGCTCGGTAATCTCGATTTTAAATATGGTGATTATTTACTAGTGCCTAGAGGGATTATTTATAAACTCGATTTTGATACTGAAGACAATCGTCTTTTTATCGTAGAATCTTATAGACCAATCTATACACCAAAACGTTACCGTAATTGGTTTGGACAACTTTTAGAGCATTCACCTTTCTGTGAACGAGATTTACGACAACCACAAGAATTAGAAACTTATAATGAGTCTGGTGAGTTTCTAATAAAAATCAAAAAACAAGACGAAATTTTTGATATGGTTTATGCGTCACATCCATTTGATGTTATTGGTTACGATGGTTACAACTATCCATATGCCTTTTCAATTCACGATTTTGAGCCTATTACAGGTCGTGTTCACCAACCACCTCCTGTGCATCAAACTTTTGAAACAGATGCGTTTGTGGTTTGTAGTTTCGTACCTCGTTTGTATGATTATCACCCACTAGCAGTTCCAGCTCCATATAATCATAGTAATATTGATAGTGATGAGGTATTGTATTACGTAGATGGTGATTTTATGAGTAGAAATGATATAGAAGCTGGGCATATTTCGTTGCATCCGGCAGGCATCCCGCATGGTCCACATCCTGGAGCAATGGAGCGTAGTATTGGTAAAGTGAAAACTGATGAATTAGCTGTAATGGTAGATACGTTTAAGCCTTTAAAAGTAACAGAAGAAGCTTTAAAAATTGCTGACGAAGATTATTTTAAATCTTGGTTAGAAGATTAA
- a CDS encoding DUF3108 domain-containing protein yields the protein MKHLFTIILLLVGFQAPNVQKESAFQKGEWFKFEMSYSGFLKAGNATLSVKESTMDGKGVYHVVGKGWTTGPVKWLFKVKDRYESYFDKETGVPYKFIRKINEGGHTKDVEIKFDHKNKIAEVHNKKHEKTKKITTDKDVQDMVSMYYYLRNSIDTSSLTEGDEIQTNMFFDEENYGFKLKYLGKETIKVDVNGSDVKVKTLKFRPYVMAGRVFKEEESLTLWVSADKNKIPLKIKADLAVGSLRADLVEFKGLKHSFQIEFDN from the coding sequence ATGAAACATTTATTTACCATAATATTACTACTCGTAGGATTTCAAGCACCTAATGTGCAGAAAGAATCTGCTTTCCAAAAAGGTGAGTGGTTTAAATTTGAAATGAGTTATAGCGGTTTTCTAAAAGCTGGGAATGCTACATTATCTGTTAAAGAATCAACTATGGATGGTAAAGGAGTTTATCATGTTGTTGGGAAAGGTTGGACGACAGGTCCTGTAAAGTGGCTTTTTAAAGTTAAAGACCGTTACGAAAGTTATTTCGATAAAGAAACTGGAGTACCTTATAAGTTTATTAGAAAAATTAATGAAGGTGGCCATACTAAAGATGTCGAAATTAAATTTGATCATAAAAACAAAATTGCTGAGGTCCATAACAAAAAGCATGAAAAAACAAAAAAAATAACTACGGATAAAGACGTTCAAGATATGGTTTCAATGTACTATTATTTAAGAAATAGTATTGATACATCATCTTTAACAGAAGGGGATGAAATACAGACAAATATGTTTTTTGATGAAGAAAACTATGGTTTTAAACTTAAATATTTAGGCAAAGAAACAATAAAGGTAGATGTTAATGGTTCTGATGTAAAAGTGAAAACACTAAAATTTAGACCATATGTAATGGCAGGCCGTGTGTTTAAAGAAGAAGAAAGTCTAACACTTTGGGTGAGTGCAGATAAAAATAAAATTCCTTTAAAAATTAAAGCAGATTTAGCTGTAGGTTCACTTAGAGCAGATTTAGTTGAGTTTAAAGGTTTAAAACATTCCTTTCAAATAGAATTCGATAATTAA